From a region of the Phaseolus vulgaris cultivar G19833 chromosome 6, P. vulgaris v2.0, whole genome shotgun sequence genome:
- the LOC137831712 gene encoding heavy metal-associated isoprenylated plant protein 34-like, with protein sequence MSKQDFLKIQTCVLKVNIDCDGCAQKVKKILQKIDGVYSVKVDAGEGKVVVAGDVDPEKVVKKLKMGGKHAEIWGGQRGMMNNRNYPINPQFQNMQVDNNKGGRDMKSQNLKGQKGSDGGGGGQGKVGQMAQMKGVQDLKVQKSVKFKLDEEEFDASDDGFDEYEDNFDDYDEEEEEGLGHGHGHPMHHNKMMPKMGDGRGPHGPAGVMNGPAINNGHKGNAGGSRNNNGSDKKGDVIDQAMLMKGKGGNYNGAKVDNNEERKSSQKGKKKKDGGLLGRFLSFGKKSNEVGLGETTYTNKSKNQNNESGNKKGNSKHDFDFLDYDKTPLLHKNGKIDQMKPSSKVGNYHQAVQDDDASGHYQGRQMQHVPYNNLQQQQYMGMMMNQPQHQHHYQHEPNMNMMYPTNMMYGRLYPSMNYMAPPPMPSHPMADPITHTFSDENVESCSIM encoded by the exons ATGAGTAAACAAGACTTTCTGAAAATTCAG ACTTGTGTTCTCAAGGTTAATATCGACTGCGATGGCTGTGCACAGAAAGTAAAGAAAATCCTGCAGAAAATCGATG GTGTGTATTCTGTGAAAGTAGATGCAGGTGAAGGGAAAGTGGTAGTGGCAGGCGATGTGGATCCAGAGAAAGTGGTGAAAAAGCTGAAGATGGGAGGGAAGCATGCTGAGATATGGGGTGGCCAGAGAGGAATGATGAACAATAGGAACTATCCCATCAACCCCCAATTCCAGAACATGCAAGTTGATAATAACAAAGGAGGAAGGGACATGAAGTCCCAAAATCTGAAGGGTCAGAAAGGGAGTGATGGTGGTGGTGGAGGTCAAGGTAAAGTGGGTCAAATGGCACAAATGAAAGGGGTTCAAGATCTGAAGGTACAAAAATCTGTGAAGTTCAAGTTAGATGAGGAGGAATTTGATGCTAGTGATGATGGTTTTGATGAATATGAGGACAATTTTGATGACTAtgacgaagaggaagaggaaggaTTAGGCCATGGGCATGGCCATCCAATGCATCATAACAAGATGATGCCAAAGATGGGGGATGGACGTGGGCCTCATGGGCCTGCTGGTGTAATGAATGGGCCTGCCATTAATAATGGCCATAAAGGCAATGCTGGTGGGAGTAGGAATAATAATGGAAGTGACAAGAAAGGTGATGTCATTGATCAAGCAATGCTAATGAAGGGGAAAGGTGGAAATTACAATGGAGCCAAAGTTGATAACAATGAGGAGAGGAAAAGTAGCCAAAAAGGTAAAAAGAAGAAGGATGGGGGATTGCTAGGTAGGTTTCTAAGCTTTGGGAAAAAGAGCAATGAGGTGGGATTAGGAGAAACAACTTATACCAATAAGAGCAAGAACCAAAACAATGAAAGTGGAAATAAGAAAGGCAATAGTAaacatgattttgattttcttgatTATGACAAGACCCCTCTTCTTCATAAGAATGGCAAAATAGATCAGATGAAGCCAAGCTCAAAAGTGGGAAATTACCATCAGGCAGTGCAAGATGATGATGCTTCTGGACATTATCAAGGGAGGCAAATGCAACATGTTCCATATAACAACCTTCAACAACAGCAATACATGGGAATGATGATGAACCAACCTCAACATCAGCATCATTATCAGCATGAGCCAAATATGAACATGATGTATCCAACAAACATGATGTATGGTAGGCTTTATCCATCTATGAACTACATGGCACCACCTCCAATGCCATCTCACCCAATGGCTGATCCTATTACTCATACTTTCAGTGATGAGAATGTGGAGAGCTGCAGTATCATGTAG